Proteins from one Halovivax limisalsi genomic window:
- the dnaJ gene encoding molecular chaperone DnaJ translates to MSEDFYDVLGVSSDASADEIKRAYRKKATEYHPDVSDDPDAEEKFKKIQKAKQVLTDEDKRDAYDRMGHDRYEQAEKHGFDASDGGAGPFGGAGGVGGDPFGGAGGMGGGLGDIFEQVFGGRGGGGRRRPRAGRDLRTELEITLEDAFEGVERQFTVERPAECDECGGSGHPPSADAEPCPECGGRGQVTQVQQTPLGRVQQTTTCRRCEGEGTLYSETCGECRGEGYVRDEVTLTVDVPAGIRDGQTLRMEREGAPSPEGGPRGNLLIDVSIADHEAFRRDGDDLHYDLAVSFPQVVFGDTVSIPTLDGSVEFEIPAGTQSGETMRLQGKGMPRLRGRGRGDLFVTTQVVTPESLNEDQREALEAYAEAGGDEIEVQEGFFDRIKRAF, encoded by the coding sequence ATGAGCGAGGACTTCTACGACGTACTCGGGGTGAGTTCCGACGCCTCCGCCGACGAGATCAAGCGGGCGTATCGGAAGAAAGCGACCGAGTACCACCCGGACGTCTCGGACGATCCCGACGCCGAGGAGAAGTTCAAGAAGATCCAGAAGGCAAAGCAGGTCCTGACCGACGAGGACAAGCGCGACGCCTACGATCGGATGGGTCACGACCGGTACGAACAGGCCGAGAAACACGGCTTCGACGCCAGCGACGGCGGCGCCGGCCCGTTCGGCGGTGCCGGTGGCGTGGGCGGCGATCCGTTCGGCGGCGCCGGCGGGATGGGCGGCGGCCTCGGCGACATCTTCGAGCAGGTCTTCGGCGGTCGCGGCGGTGGCGGTCGACGACGACCGCGCGCCGGGCGCGACCTGCGGACCGAACTCGAGATCACCCTGGAAGACGCGTTCGAGGGGGTCGAACGGCAGTTCACCGTCGAGCGACCGGCCGAGTGCGACGAGTGTGGCGGCTCCGGGCATCCGCCGTCGGCCGACGCCGAACCGTGTCCCGAGTGCGGCGGGCGCGGCCAGGTGACACAGGTCCAGCAGACGCCGCTCGGGCGCGTCCAGCAGACGACGACCTGCCGGCGCTGCGAGGGCGAGGGAACGCTCTACTCCGAGACGTGCGGGGAGTGTCGCGGCGAGGGCTACGTCCGCGACGAGGTGACGCTGACCGTCGACGTCCCCGCCGGGATCCGCGACGGCCAGACGCTGCGGATGGAACGCGAGGGCGCGCCGAGCCCCGAAGGCGGTCCGCGAGGGAACCTGCTGATCGACGTCTCCATCGCCGACCACGAGGCGTTCCGGCGCGACGGCGACGACCTCCACTACGACCTGGCGGTGTCGTTCCCGCAGGTCGTCTTCGGCGACACCGTCTCCATCCCGACGCTCGACGGCTCGGTCGAGTTCGAGATCCCCGCGGGCACCCAGAGCGGCGAGACGATGCGCCTGCAGGGCAAGGGCATGCCGCGGCTGCGCGGGCGCGGCCGCGGCGACCTGTTCGTCACGACCCAGGTCGTCACGCCGGAGTCGCTCAACGAGGACCAGCGCGAGGCGCTCGAAGCCTACGCCGAGGCGGGCGGCGACGAGATCGAGGTCCAGGAGGGCTTCTTCGACCGGATCAAGCGCGCGTTCTGA
- a CDS encoding S9 family peptidase gives MTVELSTEELLEELASLPTLAHPTTSPDGDAVACFYDITGRNELHVVDAETGEMNQWSDGTVPRSARWFGVWDATGERIFYHRDEGGDEENDIYALSPDGTAEPIVELDGQVVIHDVGDDGRTLLAAANRDGQMNLFRHDLETSETTKVTDYDLAVWNGILAPDCERMAYAANETDDLTNRDAYVAAVDGSNPRRLDVGESGAETVPIAWGPEGRRLLLGDDSTDLARFGVYDLEADAVAWYEDGPYEERAVAFVGDGSRVLANRLRDVRSIPVVYDLETGRARELDVPDGVSDLGATWSAPSCVLDDSRIVVRHTTPTKRPELLVYDLETDSYEVLLEPEYGPFDRTDFPDAEHFTFTSNGIPETSPAAVDHDPYEELEIDALFYDSGERPSPLVVAPHGGPRARDTKRFSLLPPLLVSLGFSVLQVNYRGSTGRGREFVERLIGDWGGAEQGDVATAVERVVETREWIDDDRTVVFGGSYGGYSAYWQLVQYPELYDAGIAWIGVTDLEDMHENTFDHYRTGLMERYLGTPEENPELYEERSPVAHVTNLDAPLLMAHGVNDNRVPVSQARIFRDALLEAGYEEGPDGDFEYEELGDEGHASSDQAQKLRTFRLLADFLERRV, from the coding sequence ATGACAGTCGAGCTGTCGACCGAGGAGCTGCTCGAGGAACTCGCAAGTCTGCCGACGCTGGCCCACCCGACGACCTCGCCGGACGGTGACGCGGTCGCCTGCTTCTACGATATCACGGGTCGAAACGAGCTCCACGTCGTCGACGCCGAAACGGGGGAGATGAATCAGTGGTCCGACGGCACCGTCCCGCGGAGCGCCCGCTGGTTCGGCGTCTGGGACGCGACGGGCGAGCGGATCTTCTACCACCGCGACGAGGGTGGTGACGAGGAAAACGACATCTACGCGCTCTCGCCGGACGGGACGGCCGAACCGATCGTCGAACTCGACGGGCAGGTCGTCATCCACGACGTCGGCGACGACGGTCGGACGCTGCTCGCCGCCGCGAACCGGGACGGCCAGATGAACCTCTTCCGACACGATCTCGAGACGAGTGAGACGACGAAGGTGACCGACTACGACCTGGCCGTCTGGAACGGGATCCTCGCCCCCGACTGCGAGCGGATGGCCTACGCGGCCAACGAGACCGACGACCTGACGAACCGCGACGCCTACGTCGCGGCCGTCGACGGCTCGAACCCCAGACGACTCGACGTCGGTGAGAGCGGTGCGGAAACCGTCCCGATCGCGTGGGGGCCGGAGGGGCGGCGCTTGCTGCTCGGCGACGACTCGACGGACCTCGCGCGGTTCGGCGTCTACGACCTCGAGGCCGACGCGGTCGCGTGGTACGAGGACGGTCCGTACGAGGAACGGGCCGTGGCGTTCGTCGGCGACGGATCGAGGGTGCTCGCGAACCGCCTGCGAGACGTGCGGTCGATCCCGGTCGTCTACGACCTCGAGACCGGTCGAGCTCGCGAGCTCGACGTCCCGGACGGCGTCTCAGACCTCGGGGCGACCTGGAGCGCGCCCTCGTGCGTGCTCGACGACTCGCGAATCGTCGTTCGCCACACGACGCCGACGAAACGGCCGGAGCTACTGGTCTACGACCTCGAAACGGACTCGTACGAGGTCCTCCTCGAACCCGAGTACGGCCCGTTCGACCGGACCGACTTCCCGGACGCGGAGCACTTCACGTTCACGTCGAACGGCATCCCGGAGACGTCACCGGCCGCCGTCGATCACGACCCGTACGAGGAACTGGAGATCGACGCGCTGTTCTACGATTCGGGCGAGCGACCGTCGCCGCTGGTGGTGGCGCCCCACGGCGGTCCGCGCGCCAGAGACACGAAGCGTTTCAGCCTCTTGCCCCCGTTGCTCGTCTCGCTGGGCTTTTCGGTGTTGCAGGTGAACTACCGCGGCTCGACCGGCCGGGGCCGCGAGTTCGTCGAACGGCTGATCGGCGACTGGGGCGGCGCCGAGCAGGGCGACGTCGCGACCGCGGTCGAACGCGTCGTCGAGACGCGCGAGTGGATCGACGACGACCGGACCGTCGTCTTCGGCGGCTCGTACGGCGGCTACTCCGCCTACTGGCAGCTGGTCCAGTACCCCGAGCTGTACGACGCCGGCATCGCCTGGATCGGCGTAACCGACCTCGAAGACATGCACGAGAACACGTTCGACCACTACCGGACCGGTCTCATGGAGCGCTACCTCGGCACGCCCGAGGAGAACCCAGAACTGTACGAGGAGCGAAGCCCGGTCGCGCACGTCACGAACCTCGACGCACCGCTGCTGATGGCCCACGGCGTCAACGACAACCGCGTCCCCGTTTCACAGGCGCGCATCTTCCGCGACGCCCTGCTCGAGGCCGGCTACGAAGAGGGCCCGGACGGCGACTTCGAGTACGAGGAACTCGGCGACGAGGGTCACGCCTCCTCCGACCAGGCCCAGAAGCTCCGGACGTTTCGGCTGCTCGCGGACTTCCTCGAGCGGCGGGTCTGA
- a CDS encoding ferritin-like domain-containing protein produces MNSLEDMFEHKLRQLYYAETQLVDELDHMARRAENDKLSDGFADHREETREHVSRLESVFDEIGSTPAPTEDAVIDGIKRERESMDDSIDDPGMRDMAYMTGGKMTERVEMTSYEGLLLMADRLDYDDAVTDPLEANHEEEKSAYRELDAMATGSEMKSFWEKIVPS; encoded by the coding sequence ATGAACTCGCTCGAAGACATGTTCGAACACAAGCTCCGACAGCTGTACTACGCCGAGACGCAACTCGTCGACGAACTCGACCACATGGCCCGCCGGGCCGAGAACGACAAGCTGAGCGACGGGTTCGCCGACCACCGGGAGGAGACGCGCGAGCACGTCTCGCGACTCGAGTCGGTCTTCGACGAGATCGGTTCGACGCCAGCGCCGACGGAGGACGCCGTGATCGACGGGATCAAACGCGAGCGCGAGTCGATGGACGACTCGATCGACGACCCGGGGATGCGCGACATGGCCTACATGACCGGCGGCAAGATGACCGAGCGCGTCGAGATGACGAGCTACGAGGGGCTGCTGCTGATGGCCGATCGCCTCGACTACGACGACGCCGTCACGGACCCGCTCGAAGCCAACCACGAGGAGGAGAAGTCGGCCTACCGCGAACTCGACGCGATGGCGACCGGCTCGGAGATGAAGTCCTTCTGGGAGAAGATCGTCCCGTCGTAA